From a single Corynebacterium kroppenstedtii DSM 44385 genomic region:
- a CDS encoding LutC/YkgG family protein, translated as MGFRSTSAKEEILGRIRNANKLAGVPSEPYPIPRDYRTNRTRSTDELVDLLEDRLVDYKADVHIVKEADLPSTVADLCGKHGFSKLGVAEGIDESIYSSVSADVEKDDRSTDPHKLGRFDAIITESHVSSAQTGTIYLDGSATNGRRALTLVPDCHLCIVREESIVYGVPEAIDRLNPEMPITLVSGPSATSDIELSRVEGVHGPRTLIVLIVRK; from the coding sequence ATGGGATTCCGGTCTACGTCCGCTAAAGAAGAAATCCTCGGGCGAATCCGCAACGCAAACAAACTGGCCGGTGTGCCGTCGGAACCCTATCCCATTCCCCGGGACTACAGGACCAACCGCACGCGGTCCACCGACGAACTGGTCGATCTCCTCGAAGATCGATTGGTGGATTATAAGGCCGACGTTCACATCGTGAAAGAGGCTGACCTGCCGTCCACGGTGGCTGACCTTTGCGGCAAACATGGCTTCTCCAAGCTCGGAGTAGCCGAGGGCATCGACGAATCGATTTATTCCTCAGTCTCAGCTGACGTTGAGAAGGACGATCGCTCCACGGATCCTCATAAGTTGGGGCGCTTTGATGCGATTATCACGGAGTCTCACGTCAGTTCCGCGCAGACGGGCACGATCTACCTGGATGGGTCAGCGACGAATGGGCGACGTGCACTGACGCTGGTCCCCGACTGCCACTTGTGCATCGTGCGTGAGGAGTCGATTGTCTACGGTGTTCCTGAGGCAATTGATCGCCTCAACCCGGAGATGCCGATTACTCTTGTCTCTGGCCCGTCGGCGACCTCTGATATTGAGTTGAGTCGTGTAGAAGGGGTTCACGGACCACGAACTCTGATCGTGTTGATTGTTCGGAAGTGA
- a CDS encoding anaerobic C4-dicarboxylate transporter, with protein sequence MLALQILIVLAAIVLGARLGSIAIGFAGGLGVLVLGLTGVPVSHEQIPFDVISIIMSVISAIAAMQLAGGMDYLVHVAERFLRKNPKRVTFLAPIVTYLMTLLAGTGHTAFSTLPVIAEVAKEGGVRPSRPLSISVVASQIAITASPISAAVVLMASLMEPHGVSYLTLLAVVIPSTFLAIFPAAFITNHLGKELSDDPIYQDRLAKGLVKRTQGQKAYVPTKNSKLSVWIFLVAIIAVMVYATLISDQVGLISHPRLPRNEAIISLMLATATIITLVCKLPAAEILTTQVFKSGMSACICVMGVAWLGTTIIDAHLGQIKDLAGNVLKDYPWMLAVVLFLAAALLYSQAATTKALMPAALAVGVSPVIAVASFAAVSSLFILPTYPTLLAAVEMDDTGTTRIGKYVFNHPFLIPGTVAIATAVASGFVLGELLI encoded by the coding sequence TTGCTTGCACTGCAGATATTGATCGTCTTGGCAGCTATTGTCCTGGGGGCCCGGTTAGGTTCAATAGCAATCGGCTTCGCCGGTGGTCTGGGGGTACTTGTCCTCGGACTGACCGGAGTTCCGGTGTCCCATGAACAGATCCCGTTCGACGTCATCAGCATTATTATGTCCGTCATCTCGGCCATTGCCGCAATGCAATTGGCCGGAGGAATGGACTACCTGGTTCACGTTGCTGAACGTTTCTTGCGGAAGAATCCCAAACGAGTCACATTCCTTGCCCCGATTGTCACGTATTTAATGACGTTATTGGCTGGTACAGGGCATACCGCGTTTTCGACGCTTCCGGTGATTGCCGAAGTAGCGAAAGAGGGCGGTGTCCGCCCGTCCAGGCCGTTATCCATTTCCGTTGTCGCATCTCAGATTGCGATTACCGCGTCGCCGATTTCGGCTGCGGTCGTTTTGATGGCGTCGTTAATGGAGCCGCATGGGGTGAGCTATCTGACGCTTCTCGCTGTGGTTATTCCGTCCACTTTCTTGGCTATTTTTCCTGCAGCGTTCATTACTAATCACCTGGGTAAAGAGTTAAGCGATGACCCGATTTATCAAGATCGGCTAGCTAAAGGTCTGGTGAAGCGGACCCAGGGTCAGAAAGCTTATGTCCCCACAAAGAATTCCAAACTTTCGGTGTGGATTTTCCTTGTCGCAATTATTGCGGTGATGGTCTATGCGACCTTGATTTCCGACCAAGTGGGGTTAATTTCGCATCCGAGATTGCCCAGGAATGAAGCCATCATTTCATTGATGTTGGCTACAGCCACGATCATCACGCTCGTGTGCAAGCTACCGGCTGCTGAAATCTTGACGACCCAGGTGTTTAAGTCGGGCATGTCCGCGTGCATATGCGTCATGGGCGTTGCTTGGCTGGGAACAACCATTATCGATGCGCACCTGGGTCAGATTAAAGATCTAGCCGGGAACGTGTTGAAGGACTATCCGTGGATGCTCGCTGTGGTGTTGTTCCTTGCTGCGGCCTTGTTGTACTCCCAGGCGGCTACGACAAAGGCTCTCATGCCAGCGGCGTTGGCGGTGGGGGTAAGCCCCGTTATAGCCGTGGCATCGTTTGCAGCAGTAAGTTCCTTGTTTATTCTGCCGACATATCCGACGCTTCTCGCGGCCGTGGAAATGGACGATACAGGAACAACGCGGATAGGAAAATACGTGTTTAACCACCCGTTCCTCATTCCCGGCACGGTGGCTATTGCGACGGCTGTTGCTTCAGGCTTTGTTTTAGGGGAACTATTGATTTAA
- a CDS encoding cytochrome b/b6 domain-containing protein, whose product MSPVPPPPPGSPSPSEASKKRAPAASDSDDTTQDVVEPREVDSATTQGDDAGSGDKPKLSAKSQAPGAPAAPGAPKAPGAPKAPSASGDVKEGGAPSAPKAAKAPSAPKAAKAPSAAKAGGAPKAPGAPKAPSAPGAPKAPTSAKAGGAPKAPGAPKAPSAPSAPGAPKAPASAKAAGAPKAPGAPKAPSAPSAPGAPKAPSAAGAAAPGAPSKPGAKKPGAPGKPGKPSAGAPGKPGKPGAGVPGKPGAKAPAANKPGGPKAPGNKKSGAGKAGKGKTGKDAAKKSGKKDSKKQREPIMIGEKSLMQWGKIAGLIAAGLIVLGVIVVVGARWLMSLDAVSRWVDKYPGEYDPSPKPDPGFPLWARWQHYLNFFFMLLIIRTGLQVRHQQKPPAVWQSKRGGKKISIFLWLHTSLDVLWLVNGVVFVVLLFSTGHWTRLVPTSWKVFPNALSAALQYAAFDWPAEHGWENFNSLQQIMYFLVIFVAAPLAAISGVRMSEWWPKKAKTLNKLYPAPVARHIHYPTMIFFVFFVFVHVFLVFTTGFRENLNHMFAGNDSANWGGFLWFIGGLAVAVAAVMAARPLVLAPIASRFGQVSAR is encoded by the coding sequence ATGTCGCCAGTTCCTCCACCCCCACCGGGGAGCCCATCCCCATCGGAGGCCTCGAAAAAACGTGCCCCAGCCGCGTCTGACAGCGACGACACGACGCAGGACGTGGTGGAGCCGCGCGAGGTTGATAGCGCAACGACTCAGGGTGACGACGCCGGGTCGGGCGACAAACCTAAGCTCAGCGCTAAGTCGCAAGCTCCTGGCGCCCCGGCAGCACCAGGCGCGCCGAAAGCTCCCGGCGCTCCGAAGGCTCCGTCGGCATCTGGCGATGTGAAGGAAGGGGGAGCACCCTCGGCTCCTAAGGCGGCGAAGGCCCCGTCGGCTCCTAAGGCGGCGAAGGCCCCGTCGGCTGCTAAGGCAGGCGGTGCCCCCAAGGCACCCGGTGCGCCAAAAGCGCCGTCTGCCCCCGGTGCGCCAAAAGCGCCGACGTCCGCTAAAGCGGGTGGAGCGCCTAAAGCTCCGGGCGCACCGAAAGCCCCGTCTGCTCCATCTGCACCGGGTGCTCCGAAGGCTCCGGCATCCGCCAAAGCAGCGGGAGCTCCCAAGGCCCCAGGCGCGCCTAAAGCGCCATCAGCCCCGTCCGCTCCAGGCGCTCCGAAGGCACCCTCGGCGGCTGGAGCAGCCGCTCCCGGTGCCCCCAGTAAACCTGGTGCTAAAAAGCCGGGAGCGCCAGGGAAGCCAGGTAAACCGAGTGCAGGCGCACCAGGGAAACCCGGAAAACCAGGTGCAGGCGTGCCGGGCAAGCCGGGCGCAAAAGCCCCAGCTGCGAATAAACCCGGTGGTCCGAAAGCACCGGGCAATAAGAAATCGGGCGCTGGCAAAGCCGGAAAAGGCAAGACCGGCAAAGACGCTGCCAAGAAGTCCGGGAAGAAGGACTCGAAGAAGCAGCGCGAACCGATCATGATCGGTGAAAAGAGTCTGATGCAGTGGGGCAAGATCGCAGGCCTCATTGCCGCTGGACTTATTGTCCTCGGCGTCATCGTGGTTGTTGGCGCCCGATGGCTGATGAGCCTAGATGCCGTCTCTCGATGGGTGGACAAGTATCCCGGCGAATATGACCCGTCACCGAAGCCGGATCCCGGTTTCCCGTTGTGGGCTCGATGGCAGCATTACCTCAACTTCTTCTTCATGCTGCTGATTATCCGGACTGGTTTGCAAGTGCGTCATCAGCAAAAGCCTCCCGCCGTGTGGCAATCGAAACGTGGCGGTAAGAAAATCAGCATTTTCTTGTGGCTGCACACCTCACTTGATGTGTTGTGGCTGGTCAACGGTGTGGTCTTCGTTGTGCTCCTGTTCTCCACAGGTCACTGGACGCGCCTCGTGCCGACCAGCTGGAAAGTTTTCCCGAACGCCCTGTCCGCAGCCCTACAGTATGCGGCGTTCGATTGGCCGGCGGAACATGGTTGGGAGAACTTCAATAGTTTGCAGCAGATCATGTACTTCCTGGTGATCTTCGTCGCCGCCCCGCTAGCTGCGATCTCGGGCGTGCGCATGAGTGAATGGTGGCCGAAGAAGGCGAAAACCCTGAACAAGCTGTATCCGGCCCCGGTCGCTCGTCATATTCACTACCCGACGATGATCTTCTTCGTGTTCTTCGTTTTCGTTCATGTCTTCCTCGTCTTCACGACGGGCTTCCGCGAGAACCTGAATCACATGTTCGCTGGTAATGACTCAGCGAACTGGGGTGGGTTCCTCTGGTTCATCGGTGGCCTTGCCGTCGCAGTCGCGGCCGTGATGGCGGCACGACCGCTCGTTTTGGCTCCGATCGCAAGTCGATTTGGCCAGGTGAGCGCCCGTTAG
- a CDS encoding DUF2188 domain-containing protein: MADTVIETYNEDGEWKNRPQGNERATSTHKTKEEAVEYGRNLAKERKGDHIIKNLDGTISERHSYSE, translated from the coding sequence ATGGCAGATACCGTTATCGAGACCTACAACGAAGATGGTGAGTGGAAGAACCGCCCTCAGGGTAACGAGCGCGCGACCAGCACCCACAAGACCAAAGAGGAAGCTGTTGAATACGGCCGTAACCTCGCTAAAGAGCGCAAGGGTGACCACATCATCAAGAATCTGGACGGCACTATTTCTGAGCGTCATTCTTACTCGGAATAG
- a CDS encoding NAD-dependent deacylase gives MYPNTTVISPTDPLPSSLRTARDRARSVEVFTGAGMSADSGLDTFRDAETGLWSHVDPQAMASIDSWREDPDPMWAWYQWREHCAREAQPHAGHKALARWGARDGVSMHTTTQNIDDLHERAGAQNVAHLHGRLNEYRCSVCRKPAPGEEPPAHPVERLAPPRCAECGGTVRPSVVWFGEALPAKDWSEAEAAMNDADLVVIIGTSGVVYPAASLPTLAARRGTPIVEVSPAETDLTRLATWSIRANAAEGLPWLVDQ, from the coding sequence ATGTATCCCAATACAACTGTTATCTCTCCTACTGACCCACTTCCATCCAGTCTTCGCACCGCCCGAGACCGAGCGCGCAGCGTAGAAGTATTCACGGGAGCGGGGATGAGTGCTGATAGCGGTTTAGACACTTTCCGTGATGCAGAGACTGGTTTATGGAGCCACGTGGACCCCCAAGCGATGGCCAGTATTGATTCGTGGCGGGAGGATCCCGATCCCATGTGGGCCTGGTATCAATGGCGGGAACACTGTGCGCGTGAAGCACAGCCGCATGCCGGACATAAAGCGTTGGCCCGGTGGGGTGCGCGCGATGGGGTGTCGATGCACACCACGACTCAAAATATCGATGACCTGCACGAACGCGCGGGAGCGCAGAATGTGGCGCACCTCCACGGCCGCTTGAACGAATATCGGTGCAGTGTGTGCAGAAAGCCCGCGCCTGGTGAAGAACCCCCTGCTCATCCCGTTGAACGCCTCGCTCCCCCTCGCTGCGCGGAGTGCGGAGGAACAGTCCGCCCTAGCGTCGTGTGGTTTGGCGAGGCCCTGCCGGCCAAGGATTGGTCAGAGGCAGAAGCAGCCATGAACGACGCCGACCTGGTGGTCATCATCGGAACGTCCGGCGTCGTTTATCCGGCAGCATCATTGCCGACGCTTGCCGCGCGCCGTGGCACCCCCATCGTGGAGGTCAGCCCGGCCGAGACTGACCTCACCCGGTTAGCTACGTGGTCGATCCGGGCGAACGCCGCCGAGGGTTTGCCCTGGCTCGTCGACCAATAG
- a CDS encoding HAD-IIA family hydrolase, whose protein sequence is MDGVLVKEGEIIPGADEFLNELRENDVEYMVLTNNSIYTPRDLSARLERTGIDIPAERIWTSAKATAAFLASQKEVSTAYVVGESGLTTALHEIGWILTDSDPEYVVLGETRTYSFEAITTAIRLIRRGAKFICTNPDITGPSPEGVLPATGAVASLIQTASLKEPYYVGKPNPMMMRSALRRIGVHSENTIMVGDRMDTDIKAGMEAGMKTILVRSGITDDDMIEDFPYRPSRVIDSVKDLVGNVHDPCGEFEE, encoded by the coding sequence ATGGATGGTGTGTTGGTTAAAGAAGGCGAGATCATTCCCGGCGCGGATGAGTTCCTCAATGAGCTCCGCGAAAATGACGTCGAATATATGGTGCTCACCAACAATTCGATCTATACCCCGCGCGATCTGTCGGCTCGTTTAGAGCGAACGGGGATTGACATTCCCGCCGAGCGTATCTGGACATCGGCCAAAGCCACGGCCGCTTTTCTCGCTAGCCAGAAAGAAGTGTCGACAGCGTACGTCGTCGGTGAATCCGGATTAACCACTGCGCTTCACGAAATAGGGTGGATTCTGACTGACTCGGATCCCGAATACGTTGTGCTTGGGGAAACCCGCACGTATTCCTTCGAGGCCATTACGACAGCGATTCGGCTCATCCGCCGAGGTGCAAAGTTTATTTGTACTAACCCTGATATCACGGGGCCATCGCCGGAAGGGGTGCTGCCCGCTACCGGTGCTGTTGCGTCTCTGATTCAGACGGCATCGTTGAAAGAGCCCTATTATGTCGGTAAGCCGAATCCGATGATGATGAGGTCGGCCCTTCGCCGTATCGGTGTCCACTCCGAGAACACCATTATGGTGGGCGATCGCATGGATACTGACATCAAGGCCGGAATGGAAGCCGGTATGAAAACAATCCTCGTCCGGTCCGGTATTACCGACGACGACATGATTGAGGACTTCCCCTACCGGCCGAGTCGCGTGATTGACTCAGTCAAAGATCTTGTGGGGAATGTCCACGATCCCTGCGGGGAATTTGAGGAGTAG
- a CDS encoding ATP-binding protein, producing the protein MQIHKIDISNFRTIDHVTLEFPDAGVTVISGPNEVGKSSVVKALTMWKSASYSSSKAEVKAAKPVDKDVAPEVTVEMTVDGQHFSMYKRWLKNSQAELTILSPRRTTKTGKDAEKWVEKVFSSSDQSLPFDALTVSQASGTWDFLDVGKYAALENSLSESDGTDDSDAIGLRGGIKSEFDKYFTAVGKPRAGVHKDAISGYEEAKDDEKDAKDAAEKLANLRAELERITHKLDDNKKTLIDVGALLDSAQNEKKKIDEAQAKLKQAEQDRKDAESALQHQQELKQSRTQLRDDYAERKQQAAKAEERYNQVAKQAESYEGRLKAAQDTYDDAQRVKTCADLELDKLKIHRDWAASTQEAEQVRTKLLSGDAANKRRHEAESKLNNGSSIIDDDAFDDLKKSQEVWRSREEALGLAVGTIHIEGPDGDDAVGEYPMDRPQRIELGEYTLEIRPSAEMSDRRKDVDSAHEVFKGLLKKHGLESFDDAEQRHNAYTQARNERDVAQRDQEIAWGNQPREAIEAKLQELSRSADDCKEQYQELLDREEQSASDHDSDGDLTSTGRAHEVLKVDSAPSSEDIHLARAERDRAEHVCDVARVDLEKLRQEDVSAQLSREKANRDSANKERDRALEKLTEAQEALSDEALANSFHEAEEQWDYRRGAYDKAVHDLKALDPEQNTKKLEDAKRRERDLLHAIENSKAQQNHLRGQIEGSGSPDADLQEKKTILKQKENTLKAVTMRANAIRRLYELVEKHYEDAKKEYLEPYINLLTEKAGHVFGPDVSFTSEDDAAHGGSTGRKNRSKQAASASTISKRVLNGRAVNLAELSGGAAEQLQIIQRLAVAELVGDQSVPVFLDDALGYADTERATKMNELLTESGKKHQIIVMTCVPERYKSVQAAKTIEMTGTK; encoded by the coding sequence ATGCAAATCCACAAAATTGATATTAGTAACTTCCGTACTATCGACCACGTTACCTTAGAATTCCCGGACGCTGGTGTAACAGTGATCTCTGGGCCGAATGAGGTGGGGAAATCTAGTGTTGTTAAAGCACTGACGATGTGGAAATCTGCCTCGTATTCAAGCTCAAAAGCGGAAGTTAAAGCTGCCAAACCCGTGGACAAGGATGTTGCCCCCGAAGTTACCGTGGAGATGACTGTTGATGGACAGCACTTCTCGATGTACAAGAGGTGGCTGAAAAACTCTCAAGCAGAACTTACGATTCTTAGTCCGCGGCGAACAACCAAGACCGGAAAAGACGCAGAGAAATGGGTTGAGAAGGTGTTTTCCTCGAGCGACCAATCATTGCCTTTTGACGCCTTGACGGTCAGTCAGGCCAGTGGGACATGGGATTTCCTCGACGTCGGAAAATATGCTGCACTCGAAAATAGTCTCTCCGAATCTGATGGTACTGACGATAGCGACGCGATTGGTTTGCGAGGAGGCATTAAGAGTGAGTTTGACAAATACTTCACAGCAGTGGGCAAACCGCGAGCAGGTGTGCATAAAGACGCTATCAGTGGGTATGAAGAAGCAAAGGATGATGAGAAAGATGCTAAAGATGCTGCAGAAAAATTAGCGAATTTGCGAGCAGAGTTGGAGAGAATCACCCACAAACTCGACGACAATAAAAAAACACTAATCGACGTGGGTGCGTTACTGGATAGTGCGCAAAATGAAAAAAAGAAAATCGATGAGGCTCAAGCGAAACTGAAGCAAGCGGAACAAGATCGGAAAGACGCTGAATCTGCCCTTCAACATCAGCAAGAGTTAAAACAAAGCCGGACGCAGCTTCGCGACGACTATGCCGAACGGAAACAGCAGGCAGCGAAGGCAGAAGAAAGATATAACCAGGTAGCAAAACAAGCTGAATCCTATGAGGGGCGACTCAAAGCTGCTCAAGATACGTATGACGATGCGCAGCGGGTTAAAACGTGTGCGGATTTAGAGTTGGACAAGCTCAAAATTCACAGAGATTGGGCCGCGTCCACGCAGGAGGCCGAACAGGTTCGGACCAAGCTACTGTCAGGAGATGCTGCTAACAAGCGTCGTCACGAAGCTGAGAGCAAACTCAATAACGGCTCATCCATTATCGACGATGACGCATTTGATGATTTGAAAAAGAGTCAAGAAGTGTGGCGTAGCCGAGAAGAGGCTCTAGGTCTTGCGGTAGGAACTATCCATATCGAGGGGCCCGACGGGGACGACGCTGTAGGGGAATACCCTATGGATAGACCCCAGCGCATTGAACTAGGGGAATACACACTGGAAATCCGACCCTCTGCTGAAATGAGTGATCGAAGGAAAGATGTCGATTCCGCTCACGAGGTCTTCAAAGGCTTGTTAAAAAAGCATGGGTTGGAATCCTTTGATGACGCCGAACAACGTCATAATGCCTATACCCAGGCTCGCAATGAACGTGATGTCGCACAGCGTGATCAAGAAATAGCCTGGGGAAACCAACCACGTGAAGCCATCGAGGCGAAGCTACAAGAGCTGAGTCGTTCTGCCGACGACTGTAAAGAGCAGTATCAAGAACTCCTCGATCGGGAGGAACAGAGTGCTTCTGACCATGATTCAGATGGTGACCTTACGTCCACAGGGCGAGCTCATGAGGTGTTAAAAGTTGACAGTGCGCCGTCGAGTGAGGACATTCATTTAGCTAGGGCGGAAAGGGACCGTGCTGAGCACGTTTGTGATGTGGCACGCGTCGACCTGGAGAAACTTCGTCAAGAAGATGTGTCCGCCCAGCTATCGCGTGAGAAAGCCAATCGCGATTCAGCGAACAAGGAACGCGACAGAGCTTTAGAAAAGTTAACCGAAGCGCAGGAGGCTCTGTCCGACGAGGCTCTGGCGAATAGCTTCCATGAAGCGGAAGAACAGTGGGACTACCGACGCGGCGCATATGACAAAGCCGTCCACGATCTCAAGGCGCTTGACCCTGAGCAGAACACTAAGAAACTCGAGGACGCCAAACGCCGAGAAAGAGATCTTCTGCACGCAATCGAAAACTCGAAGGCACAGCAGAATCATCTTCGAGGACAGATTGAAGGATCTGGGTCGCCTGATGCAGATCTTCAGGAGAAAAAGACGATCCTCAAGCAAAAAGAAAACACTCTCAAGGCTGTCACGATGCGAGCCAACGCTATTCGCCGCTTGTACGAGCTGGTGGAAAAGCACTACGAGGATGCGAAGAAAGAGTACCTCGAGCCATATATCAACCTTCTTACCGAGAAGGCTGGCCACGTTTTCGGTCCGGACGTGTCATTTACCTCAGAGGACGATGCCGCTCACGGCGGATCAACAGGCAGGAAAAACAGGAGCAAACAAGCCGCTAGCGCGTCGACAATCTCGAAGCGTGTTCTCAACGGTCGAGCAGTTAATCTTGCCGAGCTCTCCGGTGGTGCAGCCGAGCAACTCCAGATTATCCAGCGCCTAGCAGTCGCGGAGCTTGTCGGAGACCAAAGTGTGCCTGTCTTCCTCGACGATGCCCTCGGCTATGCGGATACCGAGCGGGCCACGAAAATGAATGAACTCCTGACGGAATCAGGAAAGAAACACCAGATCATCGTCATGACATGTGTTCCTGAAAGGTATAAATCTGTCCAAGCAGCGAAAACGATTGAAATGACCGGAACTAAGTAA
- a CDS encoding metallophosphoesterase family protein has translation MASSHSHPEKVTRTINHGHSSARGHARILHTSDWQLGMERWFLKKDKNTANDDGGLDSQALYTQARFTVIKRMADIAHDRQCDAVVVAGDVFDSPQVGERIQNRFIEAIERFTPIPIVFLPGNHDPYQIGSVWNSPFATRIQEAGGIIISDNSIHHLGGIEVVGAPLTSNKPTEDTVSAALRNLEPSSGARVLVGHGQPRRDWYESTAYADHAVDLDNVDHALSTHKVDYIAMGDTHSVEELDDHGGMWFSGSPEPTDLDDRERDSGYCLVVDIDVADGTTTLTVDPVHVAEWSFHSDVREVTTDADIEQWFSDLNNMRDASTTVVRSTLSGRISLEQDSRIEEYRQRLASKFAAFYDHEGKTKLSIVPDSLDADAFNLHGYFRKVLDDLDPEDDTDREALRILYQLNQKYQESE, from the coding sequence ATGGCTTCCTCACACTCTCACCCCGAGAAAGTAACACGCACGATTAACCATGGGCATTCCTCAGCGCGCGGTCATGCTCGCATTCTCCACACCTCAGACTGGCAGCTCGGAATGGAACGGTGGTTCCTGAAAAAAGACAAAAACACGGCCAATGACGACGGTGGCCTTGATTCCCAAGCGCTCTACACACAAGCTCGGTTCACGGTCATTAAACGGATGGCAGACATAGCTCATGACCGACAGTGTGATGCTGTCGTTGTCGCCGGCGACGTCTTTGACTCGCCGCAGGTAGGGGAGCGGATACAGAACCGCTTCATTGAGGCGATTGAACGCTTCACTCCGATCCCCATCGTGTTCTTACCTGGTAACCATGACCCCTACCAGATCGGGAGCGTGTGGAACTCGCCATTTGCTACCCGCATACAAGAGGCGGGTGGAATCATTATTTCCGACAATTCCATCCACCACCTTGGCGGTATTGAAGTTGTAGGAGCACCGCTGACCAGCAATAAACCAACTGAAGATACGGTCTCGGCTGCCTTACGCAACCTTGAACCGTCTTCCGGGGCCCGGGTCCTGGTAGGACACGGTCAGCCCCGACGGGATTGGTATGAGTCTACGGCTTACGCAGATCACGCGGTCGACCTGGACAACGTTGATCATGCATTAAGTACTCATAAGGTCGACTACATCGCCATGGGAGATACCCACTCCGTAGAAGAACTCGATGACCATGGAGGTATGTGGTTCTCCGGATCTCCTGAGCCAACTGATTTGGACGATCGTGAACGAGACTCCGGATACTGCTTAGTTGTTGATATTGATGTTGCCGATGGAACAACGACGTTGACCGTTGATCCTGTCCATGTGGCCGAGTGGTCCTTCCATTCCGATGTGCGCGAAGTGACCACTGACGCGGATATAGAACAATGGTTTTCTGATCTCAATAACATGCGTGACGCCTCAACGACCGTCGTACGAAGCACACTCTCCGGAAGAATCAGCCTTGAACAAGATAGCCGGATAGAGGAGTACAGACAACGCTTAGCTTCTAAGTTCGCGGCTTTTTACGACCATGAGGGTAAAACCAAACTCAGCATTGTGCCGGATTCCCTCGATGCGGATGCTTTTAATTTACACGGGTATTTTCGGAAAGTTCTCGACGATCTTGATCCTGAAGATGATACCGATAGGGAAGCGCTAAGAATTCTTTACCAACTTAATCAGAAGTATCAGGAAAGCGAGTAA
- a CDS encoding SWIM zinc finger family protein has protein sequence MSDTPHNHSRSGDKRRRLTVDDNVIYLNFGRYRDTEADTGGQENSVANRRSRQSRRAVPATSANRQSAGKRRSSSRRPRGRDDRSAHPWPASVIMRQLDDNTEAGRKKRGRDYFRQDSILRVDIEDWQVVAQVMGSQPEPFTIHAYVPHDPDAVDHAIKYLADDDQAYDSFVQLQEDRRLESMLFPFDDARWSCSCPDLDPWCKHIYAVGLYLQDQFTTDPFSILRVATTTGADISRRVHQAQGYPETGHGTSSSTPDLPSSDAFGQNNATTRRGWDAGGGNLSAYGVDGQQTDPETFWGVPTNYPDPPDVKKASALEDHDQQALMKVLRWVSYGAVGQLSARSDLEDAYHHLMTAPPEMAHPDEQQEHADTTPDDEG, from the coding sequence ATGAGTGACACACCACATAATCACTCGCGATCAGGCGATAAGCGTCGCCGTCTCACGGTCGACGATAACGTTATCTACCTGAACTTCGGTCGATACCGGGACACCGAGGCCGACACCGGCGGGCAAGAAAACTCGGTAGCGAACCGACGGTCACGTCAATCTCGGCGTGCCGTACCCGCGACGTCAGCGAACCGACAGTCAGCGGGAAAGCGACGCTCTAGTTCTCGTCGTCCTCGTGGCCGCGACGATCGCAGCGCGCACCCGTGGCCAGCCTCAGTAATCATGCGTCAACTCGATGACAACACCGAGGCCGGCAGAAAAAAACGAGGCCGCGATTACTTCCGACAGGACTCCATCCTGCGGGTAGATATCGAGGATTGGCAGGTAGTCGCGCAGGTGATGGGGTCCCAGCCGGAGCCGTTCACCATCCACGCGTATGTTCCGCATGACCCCGATGCCGTCGACCACGCTATTAAGTACCTGGCCGACGATGACCAGGCCTATGACAGCTTTGTGCAGCTGCAGGAAGATCGTCGGCTAGAAAGCATGCTGTTCCCGTTCGATGATGCACGGTGGTCATGCAGCTGCCCTGATCTGGATCCGTGGTGCAAACATATCTATGCCGTTGGCCTATATCTGCAAGACCAGTTCACCACTGACCCTTTCAGTATTCTCCGCGTAGCCACCACCACCGGAGCGGACATCTCGCGGCGAGTCCATCAGGCCCAGGGATACCCAGAGACTGGACACGGGACGTCGTCATCGACTCCAGATCTCCCCAGTTCTGATGCATTCGGACAGAACAACGCAACAACGCGACGTGGATGGGATGCAGGTGGGGGCAATTTGTCTGCTTATGGCGTCGATGGCCAGCAGACCGACCCCGAGACGTTTTGGGGCGTGCCCACCAACTACCCAGATCCACCGGACGTGAAGAAAGCATCAGCACTGGAAGACCACGACCAACAAGCCCTCATGAAAGTCCTCAGATGGGTTTCGTATGGGGCGGTGGGGCAGCTCAGTGCACGCAGTGACCTCGAAGACGCTTATCACCACCTCATGACCGCACCGCCAGAAATGGCTCACCCCGACGAACAACAAGAACACGCAGATACGACACCGGATGACGAAGGATAA